ACTTTTCAAATATTTTGGTGAACAGGCGGTACGTGCCGCCATACATGTCGTTGGCTGCAATTACTTCATCGCCAGGTTGTAACAGTTTTATTACCGCGTCAGTAGCGGCAACGCCACTGCTGAATGCCAGTCCGAATTTTCCGTTTTCAATTACTGCCAGTGCTTCTTCCAGCGCAAACCGGGTAGGGTTTTGGGAGCGGGCATATTCAAACCCTTTATTTACACCAGGTGCTTCCTGCACATAAGTTGATGTTTGGTAAATAGGCGTCATAATTGCCCCGGTTGATGGATCTGGTTCCGAACCGGCATGGATGAATTTAGTTCCTGTTCTCATAATTTCTTCTTGTGTATATATGATTTAATGTATGGCCATTGATAAGAAGGCACAAGATACAAGAGTCAAGGCTCAAGTCCTGCAATTCGTAAATTTCTATAAAATTCTGCATCCTGAAAGTAAACTTCTTGCGCACCGGTCCCTTAACCTTGCGCCTTTGCTCCCAGATTTCCAGTTTAACAGAAGCTTAACGGCGGGTTTGAAATTAAGTGAAACATCCTGCAAACCATTAATAGGACTGCATTGCAGCTGTTAAGGGGATATACTTACCAGGGCAAAATGTGCGAAAACATTCGTATTTCTTGTCATGACCCCTCCGCCGGTACCAATTGTCTTGACTTCAGCTTTTCTTCATTATACTTTTGGTACATCAATCACGCATTTTTAAAAGTATATAAGCCATGAAAAAAGTGATAGCCATTCTCACCGCTGCGGTGATAGCAACAAGCACTTATGCATTTAGTCCATCTGGTACATTCAGTCCATTTGATCCGAACGAGAAAGTTCTGAAAGCATTCAATGAAACCTTTAGCACCGCCACAGAAGTGCGCTGGGAAGAATTTCCCAAATACTTTGCCGTTAGCTTTGTAAGCGGTGGCATCAGGTCTAAAGTTAATTACGACAAAGAGGGGAATATGATCAGCTCCCTTCGTTACTACAATCCACAACTACTGCCTTTGTACATTCTGAATAAAGTAAGCCAGGAGAATCCCAAAAAGAAATTGTTTGGGGTAACTGAAGTTACCGTTGGTGGTAACATTGCTTATTACATTAAGCTGGAAGATAATAACTGCTGGTATACTGTAAAGGTTGATGGCGACGGTAACACCCAGACAGTTGAAAAGTACAAAAAAGTATAGGTGAAAATTGTTCTACACCTTGAGGCCTTGGTTGTGTGAAAGCATGCTACGCTCTCAAGGTGTTTTTATAAATTTCAGCGCAGTAACTGACCGGCCACCAAATAGCGCCAGTCGTAATTATCAGCCGCGTGAGCCTCTTGCGGCTGAATTTTTTTATCCAGGGCCTGTGCTTTCAACATCCCCTGTTTTACCAGTATTCGTTTTGATTCGTGAATGTATTCCTGTAACCGTGCTTCCTGCATCCATTGTTGCTGTGGTGGTTCAAACCCTATCTTATCAGTTCGCCAGGCAAGCCCGGCCGGTAATTTATCTTCCATGCTTTTGCGCAGTAACCACTTGGTATAACCATCGCGCATTTTAAAGCGGGCCGGGATGGCGAATAACAATTGCACCAGCTCATGCGACAAAAAGGGAAGCCTTACTTCAATACCATGGGCCATCGCGTTTCTATCGGCATAGCGCAATAACTCCTCCAGCCCGTTTACAAAGGTGTTGTAGTATAGAATGTTATTCAACTCGTCAAAATGGGCAATGTCGTAATAGGATTCGCCATATTCATCCACAAAAGAATTGCTTAGATCGTGCAGGCGTAGCTGTTGGCGCGCCCGTTGGCGGCGCAGATACCAGCCGGCATAAGTGGGCATGGCGGCCGCCAGTTTGTTTTTTAAGCCCCAGGGCTCGTTTATGCCTAATGAGCGGGCATGCGTTAATTCGTGGTGCAGCGTGTTTTTATTATCCCTGAATAATTGCTGCCAGTACCAGTGATAATATTTATGATAGCCGGCCAGAATTTCATCGGCGCCCTGCCCGTCGAGCAGCACGGTAACACCATGTTGGCGGGCCAGTTCATACACATAGTATTGCGCCATGATGCTGGCCGATTGAAACGGTTCTTCCTGGTGATAACATATTTTTTCAAAATCATGTATCACCCGGTCGGCATTGGGTTGAACTGCATGGTTGTGCGTGGTAAAATGGGCGGCTACTTTTTTTATCCAGCCCGATTCATCCTGTTTGAACCCGGGGAAGACGGCCGAAAAAGTGTTGTATTGCCGGGGCGCCGTGGTTTGAATAGTGGCCAGTACGCAGGAGCTGTCGAGCCCGCCGCTCAAAGAAGTGCCTACAGGCACATCGCTGCGCAGCCTTCTTTGCACCGACCGGGTAAACAGGCTATTGAATTGCCGGATGGCCTGTTCGTCGGTAATTGCTTCCTCTGTATAATCGACATCTATGTTCCAGTATAAAGAGCGGGTAAGGCGTCGCTTCGGTACGTGATATTCAATAAATGACCGGGCGGGTAATTTATTGATGCCGGTATAAAAGGTTTCTTCTGCTGTAGCCGGGTTTTGCGTATATCCCAGGGTGAAGTAATTGAAAAACATTTTTTCATTGATCTGTTTTTCAATGCCTGCCGCCCACAGAGCCTTCATTTCACTGGCAAATACAAACTGGTTATCGTCGAGGTAATAATAGAACGGTTTCTCGCCAAACCGGTCCCGGGCAGCAAACAGGGTTTGTTCCTGTTCGTCCCAAATGGCAAAAGCAAACATCCCATCAAAATATTGCAGGCAGTTTGACCGGTAGCAATCGTAGGCGGCCATTATTACTTCGGTGTCTGACTGACTATGAAACTGATACCCTTTTTTAAGCAGGGCATCTCTTACTTCCAGGTAATTGTAGATCTCGCCATTGTGAATGATGGTATACCTGCCCAGGTAATGCATGGGCTGCGCCCCTGCAGGGCTCAGGTCAATAATAGACAGGCGGCGATGGCCAAAGCCGGTGGTATGGTTATCGTTGATCCAGTGCCCATCGCCATCGGGGCCACGATGAGCCAGGGCCTCCGTCATTTTCACAAGGCGCTGTACAGATAGCAGACCGGATTGATTAGTTAAAATACCCGCGATACCACACATGACAACAAGATAGCAATTACCACGTAATCGGCAAGCTTGCTTTTACGCTATCCCATTCCATATCCAGCTGCATACCCTTGTTGGCTTTTTCAAACTCCATGGTAAACAGCTCGTAAGGAAAACGGGTTTTGGAAACGGGAATGGAAAATTTATATACGTCTTTTGTAGAATCGATCTTCAGCCCCCAGGTATACAGGTCGGTGTTCAACACCAGCGTCCAGCTATTTTCCTGGGGAATGCAGTAAATAACGTAGCGGCCTTTTGCCACCTTTTTGCCGGTGATGTCTACATCCCTGAAGAATTCAATTTCAGTGGCCTCATTAGCGCCCAGGCGCCAAACCTGACCATATTTTATGAGGTCGCCAAAGATGGTGCGGTTATTTTTTTGTGGCCTGCTGTAAATAACCCGGGCAACCGGCGGCTCGGTGATGGAACCGGTCATTTTTAATTTGGAGTAATCTACCGGGTAATAGCTCATATCCATTGGCGATTTATCCAGCCCCGGTTGAAGATCTTTTTCGTTTGGTTGGTTTACCGGCGCATTGGGATTGATTGTTACGGAATTATTCCCCGAAGTAGTGGGCCCGTCGCAACCAACAGCAAGCGCAATGGTCCAGAGTAAACAACAAAGTTTTATAAGGTTCCTGGTTTGGTACATGATTTTATTTTATAAAGGTGATCGGCAGGGTGGCTTTTACATTGTCCCAGGCCATTATCATATTGGCACCGGAATCGGTTTTATCAAAAACCAGGGTAAAAGCCTCTATTGGATCTGTTTGTTTTTCCAGTTTAACGTCGGTGCGCAGCACATCCTTTTTTTCGTCGTATTGAAAAGCGCCCCAAATATCAGTTTCCTTGTTGAAGATCAGGGTCCACTTGTCCTGGAACGGGATGGCATACATCGTGTACCGGCCTTTTTTGAGGCGGTCATTATTAATTTTTACATCTTTATACAGTTCAATTTCAGTGGCTTCGTTAGCACCCAGGCGCCATACTTTGCCATATTCAATCAAATCGCCAAATACATCCCGGCCATTTTTTTGTGGCCTGCTGTAACACACGCGGCACATCAGTGGTTCTGTCGCTTTATTCTGGATCTTCAGAATAGGGAAATTGACCGGGTAATAGCTCATGTCCATGGGCGATTTGTCCAGGGCTGGCGCTTTAAATTGTGCTTCTACGGTTGTACTGATTATGGAAACTGTAAGAAATAAAACCACCAACTGCTTCATCTTCGTTTATTTTAATAAGACTATTTAGTTCAGGAGATCCCCTATGGGAGTAATTAATCGGCAAAAATAAAAGTTAGAAAGATTCCCTAAAACTTATTTCTTATTATTAAACGGTTTATACAAAAAAAATCCTGCGTGGGGCAGGCAGTTTTAAATATATTTTAATTGGGGTAAATGGGGAGATGCCGCTTTACATGCCCTGGAGGGTATCGAAGGCAAACCGGTGCAGGGAGGGGAAAAAGTCAATATAGTATTGCTGCAGTTTGTTGTAGTTTTCTTCAAATAATTTAAAAGCCGTTTGGCTATCGGTTAAATAAGCCGCCCGATGAACCACCCCCTCAAAACTCCGCTCTATGCCCTGCCTGGTACGGTAGTTATATAACCAGTCGTGCCGTTTCATATAGGGAAACAGCTTTTTGAATGGTTCGGGCGAAACATCTACGTATTTATCCAGCGAGCTGTATACCTGTTGCGAAAACTCAGACAGGGAAGAACTGTCAGTAAATTGCTGGCTGTCGTTGGCCAGAAAGTGATCGTAGGATACATCAATAAAAGCTGAACTATAAAGCCGGTAATGGGATTTGAAAATGTTTTTAGCTTCCCGGGTAGCGGCATGCTCATCGGTAAAAAAATCGATAGCCCGGTGCAATAAAATTCCCTTGCGCACTTCTTCCGGATACAGGTTTACCTGTTTCCCTTTTACGAAATCGCTGAAAAGGTTTCCTGCCAGGATAGCAGGCTGATTAAAAGACAAATATGCATGTGCCAGATAGTTCAAATGCTTAACAATTGATGTATTGACAATATAACGTTTTACAACGGGTTTTCAGTAGAAAAAACGCAAAAAAGAAATAATAAAAATTGTCATTTATGATGCAGCTATTCCCACAATTCCATTTTAACGATCACTTAACCTTGTTTTAGGAAATATTTAAACAATTGGCTGTAAGGCTTAGCCAGACTGCATTTCAGTGGATGAAATAACAGCCCGGTGGCCATTTTGTTTAACCTTGTTTAACATACCACGCCATTAGTCATAAATTTTATGCGGTAAGTGTAACCTCTGCTACTTTTGTGTCGACTAATCAATAAAGTATTCGGTTAGATCCCGTTTAAAAGTATAGCCATGAAAAAGTTCTTTGCTTCGCATATAGTGTATCGTAGCCAAAAAAAGAATCTCCGTTACCTGTAACAATTTTTGAAAAGCAGCTACATATATTTCATACCGCTTAGAACATTCATTTAATAATTAAAAAACAAACCGGGCAGGGTATCCAAATAGCCAGGATGACCCTTTATGCCCAACATTCAGAAAAAGTAAAAAATAGCATCATGAAAAACAAAATCCTCATTGGCGTATTCGTTTTATTAACAGGCATCAGTAGTGCTTTTGCCAATGGTAAAGAAGAAGTAAATGAAAGAATTATTAAATCTTTCGGAAAAGAATTTGCCGGCGCGCAACATGTGGAGTTTACAACCACCAAAGACTTTGTAAAAGTAACCTTTACCCTGAATGACCAGGTTGTATATGCGTTTTATGAGCAAAACGGCAACCTGTTAGGAGTAACCCGCAATATTGTATCAAGCCAGCTGCCCATCAACCTGCTCACCGATCTTAAAAAGAATTACAGCACGCACTGGATCTCCGATCTTTTTGAAATGGCTTCCAATGACGAGAATGTGTACTATGTAACGTTGGAGAACAGCGATCAAAAGCTCATTCTTAAATCGAATGGAACTACAGGCTGGGAATTGTACAAAAAAGAAAGGAAATAAAAGAATTATCAACAGTTTTCTTATAGTTGGTTTTAGTTGGAAAGAAAAGGCTTCCCGATTCATCGGGGAGCCTTATTGTCAGTAGCCAATAGTCAATAGTCAATTGACAATTGGCCATTGGCAATTGACCTCCGATTCCCTACCTTTGGCGCCATTAAAAAAACTGATCATGAGCAAAGGACCTGTTTCTCAATTTATACAGCATCATTACCGCCATTTTAATGCTGCCGCCCTGGTAGATGCAGCTAAAGGTTATGAAACTCATTTACTGGAAGGTGGTAAAATGATGGTTACACTGGCCGGCGCCATGAGTACTGCCGAGCTGGGTATTTCTCTGGCTGAAATGATCCGCCAGGATAAAATACACATCATCAGCTGTACAGGCGCTAACCTGGAAGAAGACATAATGAACCTGGTAGCTCATGATCACTACAAACGTGTTCCCAATTACCGCGATCTTACTCCCCAGCAGGAATGGGAATTACTGGAGCAGGGTTTGAACCGGGTTACCGATACCTGTATCCCCGAAGAAGAAGCTTTCCGTCGTATTCAACATCACATTGTTAAACTGTGGAAAGACGCCGACGCCAAAGGCGAACGCTATCTCCCCCACGAGTTTATGTACAAGCTGTTGCTGAGTAAGGTAATGGAAAAAGACTACCAGATAGACCCCAAACACAGCTGGATGATCGCTGCTGCTGAAAAGAACCTGCCCATCGTAGTGGGAGGCTGGGAAGACAGCACCATGGGTAATATCTTTGCTTCTTACATCATCAAGGGCGAAATGAAAGCAACCACCATGAAAAGTGGGATTGAGTATATGGTTTACCTGGCCGATTGGTACCGGAAGAACAGTGGCGGCAAAGGCGTAGGCTTTTTCCAGATCGGTGGTGGTATTGCCGGTGACTTCCCCATTTGCGTGGTGCCTATGATGTACCAGGACCTGGAATGGCACGATGTACCCTTCTGGAGCTATTTCTGCCAGATCTCCGATTCAACTACCTCTTATGGTTCTTACTCAGGAGCTGTGCCCAATGAGAAAATTACCTGGGGTAAACTGGACATCAACACACCAAAATTTATTGTAGAAAGTGATGCTACTATCGTAGCTCCCCTCATATTTGCCTATATCTTAGGCTGGTAGAAACCATTAATTGGTTGTTAACAGGCCCCGTTCGCCAGTTGGCGGATGGGGCTTTTTTCTACTTTTATTTCTGTGAAACATCCCTTTGGAATAGGGGATTCCGGGAATACCCGGTTTTATAGGCTAATTGATTAATCAACAATTTCGAACACATTAAGAAACATGCTGCGATTGAGATCCCTGCTTCAAAAAGGGTTGGCTCACCGTTTTGGCATCATCCTTTTACTGGTATTTATCAACCTGGGCATTTCGTTTGTAACCCGCCTGGGTTTGTTATTGTATACAGGTAAAGGATTTGACTGGACGATTGGCAACCTGCTTGGAGTTTTTGGTATTGGCCTGTTGTACGACCTGGCCATCAGTTCCTACCTTATCATACCCTTTGTACTTCACCTTTGGTTTACGAGCGAAAAAATTTATGAGCCAGCCATGCGTAAGTGGATAATTGGCCTGTACGCTGCGCTCATGCTGTTCTTTTCATTTTCCCAACTGGTGCCTGCTGAATACAACGCAGCCCTGCACTGGGGCGTGGTAGTGCTGTTTGGTTTGCGGCTTGCGATTTATTTGCTGCTGGCCAAAAAAGGCCCTGCATTCCGGCTGCAATGGCGTAAATACGTATTGGCTGCCGATATTTTTCTGGTAACCTTCCTGTTGTTGTTCAATGCCATAAGCGAATACTTCTTCTGGAATGAATTTTCAACACGGTACAATTTCATTGCCGTTGATTACCTGATCTATACCA
The Niastella koreensis GR20-10 genome window above contains:
- the asnB gene encoding asparagine synthase (glutamine-hydrolyzing); the encoded protein is MCGIAGILTNQSGLLSVQRLVKMTEALAHRGPDGDGHWINDNHTTGFGHRRLSIIDLSPAGAQPMHYLGRYTIIHNGEIYNYLEVRDALLKKGYQFHSQSDTEVIMAAYDCYRSNCLQYFDGMFAFAIWDEQEQTLFAARDRFGEKPFYYYLDDNQFVFASEMKALWAAGIEKQINEKMFFNYFTLGYTQNPATAEETFYTGINKLPARSFIEYHVPKRRLTRSLYWNIDVDYTEEAITDEQAIRQFNSLFTRSVQRRLRSDVPVGTSLSGGLDSSCVLATIQTTAPRQYNTFSAVFPGFKQDESGWIKKVAAHFTTHNHAVQPNADRVIHDFEKICYHQEEPFQSASIMAQYYVYELARQHGVTVLLDGQGADEILAGYHKYYHWYWQQLFRDNKNTLHHELTHARSLGINEPWGLKNKLAAAMPTYAGWYLRRQRARQQLRLHDLSNSFVDEYGESYYDIAHFDELNNILYYNTFVNGLEELLRYADRNAMAHGIEVRLPFLSHELVQLLFAIPARFKMRDGYTKWLLRKSMEDKLPAGLAWRTDKIGFEPPQQQWMQEARLQEYIHESKRILVKQGMLKAQALDKKIQPQEAHAADNYDWRYLVAGQLLR
- a CDS encoding DUF2911 domain-containing protein, giving the protein MYQTRNLIKLCCLLWTIALAVGCDGPTTSGNNSVTINPNAPVNQPNEKDLQPGLDKSPMDMSYYPVDYSKLKMTGSITEPPVARVIYSRPQKNNRTIFGDLIKYGQVWRLGANEATEIEFFRDVDITGKKVAKGRYVIYCIPQENSWTLVLNTDLYTWGLKIDSTKDVYKFSIPVSKTRFPYELFTMEFEKANKGMQLDMEWDSVKASLPITW
- a CDS encoding DUF2911 domain-containing protein gives rise to the protein MKQLVVLFLTVSIISTTVEAQFKAPALDKSPMDMSYYPVNFPILKIQNKATEPLMCRVCYSRPQKNGRDVFGDLIEYGKVWRLGANEATEIELYKDVKINNDRLKKGRYTMYAIPFQDKWTLIFNKETDIWGAFQYDEKKDVLRTDVKLEKQTDPIEAFTLVFDKTDSGANMIMAWDNVKATLPITFIK
- a CDS encoding ACP phosphodiesterase, with the translated sequence MNYLAHAYLSFNQPAILAGNLFSDFVKGKQVNLYPEEVRKGILLHRAIDFFTDEHAATREAKNIFKSHYRLYSSAFIDVSYDHFLANDSQQFTDSSSLSEFSQQVYSSLDKYVDVSPEPFKKLFPYMKRHDWLYNYRTRQGIERSFEGVVHRAAYLTDSQTAFKLFEENYNKLQQYYIDFFPSLHRFAFDTLQGM
- a CDS encoding deoxyhypusine synthase family protein; amino-acid sequence: MSKGPVSQFIQHHYRHFNAAALVDAAKGYETHLLEGGKMMVTLAGAMSTAELGISLAEMIRQDKIHIISCTGANLEEDIMNLVAHDHYKRVPNYRDLTPQQEWELLEQGLNRVTDTCIPEEEAFRRIQHHIVKLWKDADAKGERYLPHEFMYKLLLSKVMEKDYQIDPKHSWMIAAAEKNLPIVVGGWEDSTMGNIFASYIIKGEMKATTMKSGIEYMVYLADWYRKNSGGKGVGFFQIGGGIAGDFPICVVPMMYQDLEWHDVPFWSYFCQISDSTTSYGSYSGAVPNEKITWGKLDINTPKFIVESDATIVAPLIFAYILGW